Proteins encoded within one genomic window of Manis pentadactyla isolate mManPen7 chromosome 4, mManPen7.hap1, whole genome shotgun sequence:
- the MUL1 gene encoding mitochondrial ubiquitin ligase activator of NFKB 1 has product MEGGGRPSLGQFIFLGTSSVVTAVLYSVYRQKAQVAQELKGAKRIHLGEDLKNILSEAPGKCVPYAVIEGAVRSVKETLNSQFVENCKGVIQRLTLQEHKMVWNRTTHLWNDYSKIIHQRTNTVPFELVPHEDGVGVAVRVLKPLDSLDLGLETVYEKFHPSVQSFTDVIGHYISGEQPKGIQETEEMLKVGATLTGVGELVLDNNSIRLQPPKQGMQYYLSSQDFDSLLQRQESSVRLWKVLTLVFGFAACAALFFLLRKQYLQRQEHLRLEQMEKEFLEHEARLLSQAKPEDRESLKSACVVCLSNFKSCVFLECGHVCSCTKCYRALPEPKKCPICRQEITRVIPLFSS; this is encoded by the exons ATGGAGGGCGGAGGGCGGCCCTCGCTGGGCCAGTTCATCTTCCTGGGCACCAGCTCTGTCGTCACCGCCGTCCTGTACTCCGTGTACCGACAGAAGGCCCAGGTCGCCCAAGAGCTCAAG GGAGCTAAAAGAATCCACTTGGGTGAAGACTTAAAGAATATTCTTTCAGAAGCTCCAGGAAAATGTGTGCCTTATGCTGTTATTGAAG GTGCTGTCCGATCTGTTAAAGAAACACTTAACAGCCAGTTTGTGGAAAATTGTAAGGGGGTGATTCAGCGGCTGACACTTCAGGAGCACAAGATGGTGTGGAATCGAACAACCCACCTCTG GAATGACTATTCAAAGATTATTCACCAGAGGACCAACACGGTGCCCTTTGAGCTGGTGCCCCATGAGGATGGCGTGGGTGTGGCCGTGCGAGTGCTGAAGCCCCTGGACTCGCTGGATCTGGGCCTGGAGACTGTGTACGAGAAGTTCCACCCCTCTGTCCAGTCCTTCACGGATGTCATCGGCCACTACATCAGTGGTGAGCAGCCCAAAGGCATCCAGGAGACTGAGGAGATGCTGAAAGTTGGGGCCACCCTCACGGGAGTAGGCGAACTAGTCCTAGACAACAACTCCATCCGCTTGCAACCCCCCAAGCAGGGCATGCAGTACTATCTGAGCAGCCAGGATTTTGACAGCCTGCTGCAGAGGCAGGAATCAAGTGTCAGGCTCTGGAAGGTCCTGACATTGGTTTTTGGCTTTGCCGCATGCGCTgcgcttttcttcctcctccgaaAGCAGTATCTGCAGAGGCAGGAGCACCTGCGCCTCGAGCAGATGGAGAAGGAGTTTCTGGAGCATGAGGCCCGGCTGCTGAGCCAGGCTAAGCCTGAGGACAGGGAGAGTCTGAAGAGcgcctgtgttgtgtgtctgaGCAACTTCAAGTCTTGCGTCTTCCTGGAGTGTGGGCACGTCTGTTCCTGCACCAAGTGCTACCGCGCCTTGCCAGAGCCCAAGAAGTGCCCCATTTGCAGGCAGGAGATCACTCGGGTGATCCCCTTGTTCAGTAGCTAA